In Gossypium arboreum isolate Shixiya-1 chromosome 3, ASM2569848v2, whole genome shotgun sequence, the sequence TCGAAGTTAATTTTATATAGCCCAAGGGTGGTGACCGCCATGCTAACTATCATGGTAGCACTGAAGGGGTACCTGTGTCAGAAACAACCTACAGCTTCAAAAAGTAAGAGTAGGGGTCCTCGTTCATATTTAAAGAtaccatattatttttaatttaatatttaatatcttttattaagattttaagtttaaataaaataacatattttaatatttatatagtattgtattattatatatatttaattttatgttatattattacacaaaatataaaagaaaaattaaaatatgttataaaaatataaaagagttAGGATGAGAGAGACTCGAGTCTTAAATGTTGAAgtcaaaatcaaattttcaatgGATCTAATTTTTTTTGCCTAAACTTTCTAGTCATATTTCGGATAGACCTTCAAGCTTGGGTAAATAGCTCGACCCGTAAACTAGTTTAGATAGAATTATATTGTAGCTAATTTATAGAAGTTGTAATTCCTTCATGCAATTCCTTATTCCTGCTAAACCAGATAAGCCCAAATAGTTATTTCTATGTGACCGCATCTGTCATCGTCTGCATTTTCAGATAAAGTGTATAACCAATTTGTTATTATGGTGTGTGAGTGGGTTGTTAGCCAGGTTACACTTGCTTCACCCAAACATCTGAGATATGAGAGAGGCTTTAGTGGAGTGGATAGTTGTTTCTGTTTCTGATTTACATCGTGAGTATACACTGTTTGAGGCAACTCGCTTAGCATGTAGGTTCTCCATTGTTAAACAAACTTTTGTACAAATCGCCAAATTGTAATCTTGATTTTGCTTGGGATATGTAATAACCAAAATTTAGCATAGAATGCTTGTATAATAGGGCTATGATAATTGTGTATTTGATTaccatttcaaataaaaaatttgtaGCCACCCTTTAACAGTGTATCTGTCAGTATTCTCCAAATTCCACACCAAAGTGTCCCTCATCTCTTGTTCAACCAAAGGATTTCTCATGAGGTGTTGTGCTTCCTGGCTATCAAACAATCTATTGATTAGATCCCTATTCCAAGAATGCGTGTCTCGTTCAATCAATTTCGATACTATTTCAACATTATTCATAACTCTTTGACATTTGAAATTTGCAGGATTCAGTTCTTGTCCTCCCAGATTGCAATATTTCAACCGTTGACAACTCGCTATTGTATCCCTGCATCCAAGCTTTTTGCACCAGGTAAGAGATATGTTTGTTCCTAATCTTGCATTGACAAAATTCGTAGTTGGATAATACTTTGTGCGTAGAACTTTAGTTGTAAACGGCAAAGGgttacttttaaataaaaagaatacAAGGCATAAGTTTTGCATTTGTTGCAACATTTTTTGGGTCAATCATTTGTTTCAATATGATAGCTAATCCGAGCAATGACTAATAACATGTAAACCTGGAGTATAGTTGAAACTTTTTTAGGAGACTATAACTTTTGTTATTCATTAACTAATAAGAAATGGTCAATCTTTCAAGAATATAGCTTGTTCTCACCACAACTTAAAGCAAGTCTTCAAAGGTAATTGTGCCTAAAAGTGATTTAGTTCTTTGGGGTAATATTCCATGGAAGCGCTAGATTGAGCTGAGTTTGTCCTATTTTATGCACTCACTTAAGGTTGTGTCGTTGAATGCCCTTCAATTGTACGAAGATTACTACATTTTGGGAACGGTGCACTCATAATAGGCAACTGTTCACATTTTGAATTACAAAATGTCTAACTCTCTGACAGTTTAACAATCATATAAGGAAGCATAGCGTCTATTAAACCAAATGGAGTAGCAGAAGATGGGAGAGAAACTAAACCAATAAATTGCAATGAATgcaaaattttgaataaaaaccATTTTGACGAGAATCATTAAGAATATATTCTATCAACCAACCGCCGCACTAGTGGCAAGCTCTTCGTAAGCTTCTTCATCACCAGCATCTGGTAGATACTCAGCTCGTTTCATCTGTTTAATGAGGGCATTCAAGACTGAATAGATTGCCTTCCTCTGAGGATGTTTTTTATCTTTCACCATGAAAACACTTACATGACCCTGTACCTCAATCCAGCTACAACCAGGTTGCTTGATTACTCCCCGTTTCCTCATCAACTTCCTTACTCTAACAACATCTCCCCATCTCCCAAGCTCGGCATACATGTTTGAGAGAAGAACATAAGGTCCGGAGTTGCTAGGatcaatttctaatattttctCTGCTACATACTTTCCTAACCTAATATTACGATGTACTTTACAAGCACCGAGCAGAGATCCCCAGACAACAGCGTCAGGCTTCATTGGCATTGTCTCTATTAGATTCTTTGCTTCATCGAGGCAACCAGCTCGACCAAGTAAATCAACCATGCATGTATAGTGGTCCTTCAATGGTACCAAACCATGTTCCCTGCTCATAGATGAGAAATGATGTCGCCCCTCTTCAACTAACCCAGCATGACTACAAGCACAAAGAACACCAATCATAGTGACATGGTCTGGTTTCTCACCAGATGCCAACATGTTCTTGAACAGCTCAAGAGCCTTATTTCCATAACCATTTTGTGCATATCCTACTATCATGGCATTCCATGATACCCAATCCCTTTCCATCATAGTTTTGAAAACCAGGCTAGCATCTTCAACTGatccacatttcatatacatgtcTATGAGAGAGTTGCCAACAAAAATATCAGATTCTTCTCCAAACTGAAAGCGGAAACCATGCTTCAAAACATGTGTGTGAGCCTGCCTTCCAAGCTGCAAATCAGTGAGATTAGCACAGGCATTCAGTAGATTGCCAAACGTGTAATGAGTTGGGCAAACAGATTCTCTCTTTAAGAGTCGAAAAAGTCTAAGAGCCTCTTCATTCTCCCCATTTTGTGTATACCCAGCAATTAGCGCATTCCAAGACACTATGTTCCTCTCCATCATCTTTGCAAACATTAATCTCGCAGTTCTCACACTGGCTACCTTCGCATACCCACTTACCATTGAGGTTTCAGACACTACATTCCTAACTGGCATTCTATCAAAAATACATCTAGCTTCATTGATTTTATTGCATTTTGCATACATATCAACCAATGCATTTCCCAGGACAAGATCATCCCTCAACTTATTGCACTTCACAACACGAGCATGAATCTGCTTGCCTTCCTTGATTGCCGACAAGCTAGCGCAAGCACTAACCACACTGGCATATGTGAGTTCATCTGGTTCAATTCCACAATCCATCATCCTCAAGAAAACCTGAAGAGCTGCACTAGCTGGACCTTTTTGCTCATAACAAGTGATCAAACTATTCCAAGAGACTCTATTCCTCTCACTCATATCATCGAAAGCTCTCTGGCCGCAGCTGACACTCCCACATTTTCCATACATATCAACAAGAGCCGAGCCCATATAAACATTGGAAAAGAACCTAGTTTTTGCGATTAAAGCATGGATTTGAGCACCGATTTTAATGTTTTTCAACCCAGAACAAGCGCTAAGAGCACTACCAAACGAGTATTCGTTAAGCACGAAGTCCTCTCTATGCATCCTAACAAAATAGTGAAGAGCCTCTCCGAACCTATCTTGCTGAGCTAACCCTGAAATGATTGAATTCCAAGAGCACTGGTCATGCTCAGGCATGGAATCAAAAAACCCTGCTGCCTCATCAACGTAACCCAATTTCGTCAATACAGATATGACCGAGTTCCAAGAAAAAATATTTCTTTGAGGCATTCTGTTAAACACCTTCCCGGCATCCTCCAAGGAGCCACATCTGCCGTAGGCATCGATTAGCCTGTTCAGGATAAAAGTCTCAGAGGCAAAATTAGATTTGATAATCCGAACATGTAACCGACGTATATCAAGGAGAGACTTGGATTGGATGTAGGAACCCAAAAGCTTAGCAAAAGGAGAAGAGTCGGGCAGTGAAAGATCACCCACAATTTGTTTGTGCAATCCAAGTTTTGCCATTCCATTATCCTGGAAGAAACAAAGTTGGTGGGCATTGCTCTTTTGCTACGGTTTTTGCATCTCCCTTAGCATTTGGCTGCAAACTGAGATGCTTCTAACTCAGTAATGGGAGGAAAATAGAAGTGATGccaacagttttttttttttcaaaatctctAGTTATGGAAAAGATTTCAATGACATTAACGAGTCAACTCTCCGACAACGAGACGTGAAGTAAGTGGAAAGCCGGATTCTAATACCTGAGCAGCAGTGACCTTTGAAATGTGATTAAACAGTGTAAGTTTCTTTTTTGGGTAGAAATTCTACCTGTTGTTGGGCTTCAGAGCTCACAAAACATGCCAAGCTCGTAATCCCGTTCCTACCCATCTTAACTAGAGGGTTTATGGGTTCGGTCGGGTTTTAACTGGGCTCCAATTAAgtttaactaaaaatttaaatttatgtcCGACCAAAAAAGTAGGCTTGAAATTTTGCTTAAACTCACCCGAATAAAAAGGCTAAAATTTGAGTTCAATTTGACTCAcccgtattaattttttatattatttttatataattttaaatatatataatatatcaaaatactaaaaatatcaaaataaatatttcccaaaaattaaaaataaattttaaaaatatgtatatttaaataaGATTAAGATAAAtataacttaacaagcaaatacatctaaaataataacaaaattaacaataaaacaaattttatacaatatccaaacaacaacaaaatagtagcaacataatagtaaatggtagcaaaatagggagaaaacaacaaaaaaattaaaaaaacaaaaaaaatatttttttatcctTTAGTGAATTTAGGTCGGATTGGGCTTGGCCGGAACAAAAAACACCTTACTCGAGGCTCAACCCATTTTTTTAAGCGagttttatttttttgtccaagtccatttttcaggcctatatttttgtccaaacactTTCACATTTCGGGCGGGTTACTTAGCCCGACCCATTAAAAGGTCTAATCTTAACTTGAAACCAtctgaatttaataaattttgaacCCGTAATAGATCCAAGCTCAAGATAAATTCAATTCAAAGCTTGAAAATGTCGATTTTATAAACCAACAACCATAGTAAACATTAATAATgaatataattttatgatattatttaaaatataaataaatgatttttttaaatgtatttataaACATTGCATATTTATATCGAAATATGATTAAcggaaaaattaattaataataatttttatgttaaattataaagtagaataatttttattaatttaacataaaatattttaatattataattatacatgtataataaatatataaaattaataattattaaaatctataaaattaaacattaatgataatataataatatattatataactaTTACTGAAACCGGTTACTTAACCTTAAACCGATATATTAAATTAGTATATTTGTAACAGCTCAATTTTCAGTAGTATTGGAAGTAGTGGTTTGAGACCACTAAAATCCGATAAGTGAGCTCGTAAATATTACTATTTAGTgtttatgagttaattgtgaaTTTAGGAAAGTTAAGAATTAGTGATTTGTGCTTTAAAAATAATTGGTTTCAAAAATGAGGAATTGAGACCTCGATTTTATAaatcgagccgtaaatatttttataaatatttacgaagtgttATTGAGATAGTGTTAAAGTTTCGTTAgcaaattttaacgtttagataattaattaattaaaaataattaaattgaaaagGTGTAAAATTTGTTAATCAAAGAAATGGTGACTAGATAACCCAAATAATAAATAAGaaggatttaaagagcaattggGTCTAATTTATAAAGGCTGGACGGTAGGGATATAGAAATTAGAAAGGAAATAGTGTGAACAAGGGGTAAAATTagaaatttcataaaattaagcaaaaaatttgaattttcatGATAATTCTGGACATTTTTCTTCTAAAACTTCATCAAAACACCATAGAAGAGTTCTTCTAAGctgatttttcatatttttgcaccatgtaagttcaattcttgcatttttcttgaaatttttgtgtttttgtgatttttacaactaggtccaactatttaattcattaattttttattctatgagtaattttgaaagttaccattgataaGTGTTGTgtatttatgatgaattaacatgtaattgaagctttaattttattatatgatgattttatgaagtaatttcaatagaaattgattttaggacctaattgtgaaataGTTTAGAATTAGGGTTTGGTGCTAAAATTATGAATATAAAAGGCTGTATAGTAGCCTAAAATAATtagataaagtgttaattgagaaaaattagctcaattgatgggttaattggttagggactaaattgtaaaagttggggTAAATGTGTAATTACAAAAATTAAAGGGAAGAAATTGTTaagtgaattagaattgaatttaATACTGATAAAtggaaatttttatattatagattaagaacccGAAGATaaacatgaaaaagaaaaattagcagattagtccctaaatttctacAACTTCTACAAACtaccccaggtaagttcatatggttgaactttaatgattaattgttaatttaggaatgatataatgttttaatttatatctttgttatgaaattatgaaaatatgattaCTGTAATAAAATGAAAATCAAATTGAAGTTCAAATTGAGTAGAATGCAGGATTTAGTATGATCGTTCcatgacaagatgaattgacggataagaccatggttggaccatggaaatGTTTAAATGCAAGACCATAGCTGGCTATGGCATTTCAGTGAAAAGACCATAACTGGATTATGACACCgtgaacgtaagaccatggttggaccatggcagtgtGTGTATAAGTGTaaaaccatagctaggctatggtatcttgatgataagac encodes:
- the LOC108484651 gene encoding pentatricopeptide repeat-containing protein At2g13600 encodes the protein MAKLGLHKQIVGDLSLPDSSPFAKLLGSYIQSKSLLDIRRLHVRIIKSNFASETFILNRLIDAYGRCGSLEDAGKVFNRMPQRNIFSWNSVISVLTKLGYVDEAAGFFDSMPEHDQCSWNSIISGLAQQDRFGEALHYFVRMHREDFVLNEYSFGSALSACSGLKNIKIGAQIHALIAKTRFFSNVYMGSALVDMYGKCGSVSCGQRAFDDMSERNRVSWNSLITCYEQKGPASAALQVFLRMMDCGIEPDELTYASVVSACASLSAIKEGKQIHARVVKCNKLRDDLVLGNALVDMYAKCNKINEARCIFDRMPVRNVVSETSMVSGYAKVASVRTARLMFAKMMERNIVSWNALIAGYTQNGENEEALRLFRLLKRESVCPTHYTFGNLLNACANLTDLQLGRQAHTHVLKHGFRFQFGEESDIFVGNSLIDMYMKCGSVEDASLVFKTMMERDWVSWNAMIVGYAQNGYGNKALELFKNMLASGEKPDHVTMIGVLCACSHAGLVEEGRHHFSSMSREHGLVPLKDHYTCMVDLLGRAGCLDEAKNLIETMPMKPDAVVWGSLLGACKVHRNIRLGKYVAEKILEIDPSNSGPYVLLSNMYAELGRWGDVVRVRKLMRKRGVIKQPGCSWIEVQGHVSVFMVKDKKHPQRKAIYSVLNALIKQMKRAEYLPDAGDEEAYEELATSAAVG